GAGGTCGTCGCTGCTGGGGCCGAGCCTGTCCGGGTCCGGGGCGAGCCGCAGGACCTCCCATCCGCGCGGGGCGGTGAGCCGCTCGGAGTGGGACGCGCACAGGTCGTAGCAGTGCGGCTCCGCGTAGGTGGCCAGCGGGCCGAGCACGGCCGTGGAGTCCGCGTAGACGTAGGTGAGCGTCGCGACCGCCGGGCGACCACAGGCGGTCCGCGAACAGCGGCGGACGGGGCTCACGGGGCGAACGGTACCGACCGGCGGGCCCGCAGCCGCGCCAACACGCCCGCGCGGAGGCCGCGGCAGCACTGGCTACGCTGGCTGGGTGGAAGGGCGGCGCGGGGACGGCGGGGCCCGTCGGCCGCGGGCCGTGCCGGCGAGCCGGAGCCGGAGCCGCCACCGCGACCGGCGCGGCCGGGGGCTGCGCGGCCCGCTGGCGCCCGGGGACCTCCCGGTGTCGCGGACCCGTGCGGAGCAGTTCGACGAGCTGGTGCTGGCGGCCGTGAGCCGCCTCGAGTCCCGCTGGGCCACCGAGCTGGCCGACGTCGAGGTGCAGGTCGAGGAGGTCCCCG
The genomic region above belongs to Actinomycetes bacterium and contains:
- a CDS encoding DUF3499 domain-containing protein; translation: MSPVRRCSRTACGRPAVATLTYVYADSTAVLGPLATYAEPHCYDLCASHSERLTAPRGWEVLRLAPDPDRLGPSSDDLEALADAVREAARPAPPREPEPVEAGRRGHLRMLRSPDA
- a CDS encoding metallopeptidase family protein, whose protein sequence is MEGRRGDGGARRPRAVPASRSRSRHRDRRGRGLRGPLAPGDLPVSRTRAEQFDELVLAAVSRLESRWATELADVEVQVEEVPEAGDHEVPLGRTEPATTQDPARIVVYRRPVEARAHGLRARELLVHDVVVEQLADLLGLDPGTVDPEG